From Pseudomonadota bacterium, a single genomic window includes:
- a CDS encoding DUF423 domain-containing protein translates to GAHALKTALSPDMLATYETGARYHLMHALGLMVVGLVAERRPSRRVDAAGWLIAGGVVLFSGSLYALAITGNRSLGAITPLGGVSWIVGWIMLGLAVQAAEP, encoded by the coding sequence CGGCGCGCACGCGCTGAAGACCGCGCTGTCTCCGGACATGCTGGCGACATACGAGACCGGTGCGCGCTACCATCTCATGCACGCCCTCGGCCTCATGGTCGTCGGGCTCGTGGCAGAGAGACGCCCGTCGAGGCGCGTCGATGCCGCGGGCTGGCTGATCGCCGGAGGCGTCGTGCTCTTCAGCGGAAGCCTGTACGCGCTGGCCATCACCGGCAATCGGTCGCTCGGTGCGATCACGCCGCTCGGAGGGGTATCGTGGATCGTCGGATGGATCATGCTGGGGCTGGCCGTGCAGGCTGCTGAACCGTGA
- the kynA gene encoding tryptophan 2,3-dioxygenase: MNKREIEAQIVTDFRGNLSYGKYLHLERLLDAQHPVSTPAHHDEMLFIIQHQTSELWMKLVLHELKAAITAISHDRLEPCFKILARVKQVQAQLTSQWSVLETLTPSEYAQFRSALGPASGFQSAQYRAIEFLLGNKNAESIKVFEQHPEHHQPLLELLHAPSIYDAFLRLLARRDYAIPARCVERDWSQPYERDPEVVAVFKAIYEDPDTHWDVYEMCEKLVDVEVAFHIWRFRHMKTVERTIGFKRGTGGSSGASFLRKALDLTFFPELFDVRTEIGR, encoded by the coding sequence ATGAACAAACGCGAGATCGAAGCACAGATCGTCACCGATTTCAGGGGCAACCTCAGCTACGGGAAGTACCTGCACCTCGAGCGGCTCCTGGACGCGCAGCATCCGGTGAGCACACCTGCCCATCACGACGAGATGCTGTTCATCATCCAGCACCAGACCTCCGAGCTCTGGATGAAGCTGGTGCTGCACGAGCTGAAAGCCGCCATCACCGCCATCAGCCACGACCGCCTCGAGCCCTGCTTCAAGATCCTCGCGCGCGTGAAGCAGGTGCAGGCGCAGCTCACCTCACAATGGTCGGTGCTCGAGACGCTCACTCCGTCAGAATATGCGCAGTTCCGAAGTGCCCTGGGCCCGGCTTCCGGATTCCAGAGCGCTCAGTATCGCGCCATCGAGTTCCTCCTCGGCAACAAGAACGCGGAGAGCATCAAGGTCTTCGAGCAGCACCCCGAGCACCATCAGCCGCTGCTCGAGCTCCTGCACGCACCGAGCATCTACGATGCGTTCCTGCGCCTCCTGGCGCGGCGCGACTACGCGATTCCCGCGCGCTGCGTGGAACGCGACTGGTCTCAGCCCTACGAGCGCGACCCCGAGGTGGTCGCTGTCTTCAAGGCGATCTACGAGGACCCGGACACCCACTGGGACGTCTACGAGATGTGCGAGAAGCTGGTCGACGTCGAGGTGGCGTTCCACATCTGGCGCTTCCGCCACATGAAGACCGTGGAGCGAACCATCGGGTTCAAGCGGGGAACCGGCGGCTCCTCCGGCGCCTCGTTCCTGAGGAAGGCCCTCGACCTCACGTTCTTCCCCGAGCTGTTCGATGTGCGCACCGAGATCGGCCGCTGA
- a CDS encoding CinA family nicotinamide mononucleotide deamidase-related protein has product MIRRSDGAGLPGARSHLSQRAFATASRSAFLGTERRGRPVTARRPVHGVDIHARVRKAMSHRILRAEVVSVGTELLLGETVDTNSAWLSARLADAGYDVYWSSRVGDNLERVVAALERALGRSDIVLTTGGLGSTDDDLTREAVARIAGEPMFVDAVLEADLRRGYRDVGLPFSDLTLRQAQRIASAEALPNRVGTAPGWFVRLPEGRIIATLPGPPRELQAMYDAQLAPRLPSSGSVLHRHTFKTHGLGEGRVFEMLGDWMRSANPSVATYARPDGVHVRIACQASDEASAVARAAPAVDAVRAILGTAVWGVNDDTLAARVAEALRLQGGRLATVESLTGGQVAQIITAVAGVSDVYVGGVVAYDPQVKVRLGVDIDVIGEHGVVSAQTAEAMARACASWFGCTHAVATTGVAGPSPLEDKAPGTAFVAAHSPLGTQVRALRLRAGSRAQVQERAAYAALTLLWEALSPGVGAGR; this is encoded by the coding sequence ATGATTCGCCGCTCGGACGGCGCGGGGTTGCCGGGGGCACGTTCACACCTCTCGCAGAGGGCATTCGCGACAGCCTCCCGCTCTGCCTTCCTGGGCACCGAGCGAAGGGGGCGGCCTGTCACGGCACGAAGGCCCGTCCATGGGGTCGACATCCACGCACGTGTTCGCAAAGCCATGAGCCACCGCATTCTTCGGGCCGAGGTGGTCTCGGTGGGAACCGAGCTGCTGCTCGGCGAGACGGTCGACACCAACAGCGCCTGGCTGAGCGCCCGCCTGGCTGACGCGGGGTACGACGTGTACTGGTCGTCTCGCGTGGGTGACAACCTCGAGCGCGTCGTGGCCGCGCTCGAGCGGGCCCTGGGCCGCTCTGACATCGTTCTCACCACAGGAGGCCTCGGCTCGACCGATGATGACCTCACGCGCGAGGCTGTTGCCCGCATTGCGGGTGAGCCGATGTTCGTCGACGCGGTGCTCGAGGCCGACCTTCGCAGGGGATATCGCGATGTCGGCCTCCCGTTCTCCGACCTCACGCTGCGCCAGGCCCAGCGCATCGCTTCGGCGGAGGCGCTGCCGAACCGGGTGGGAACGGCCCCGGGATGGTTCGTGCGCCTGCCGGAGGGGCGCATCATCGCCACCCTGCCCGGTCCGCCTCGAGAACTGCAGGCCATGTACGATGCGCAGCTCGCGCCCCGGCTGCCTTCGTCCGGGAGCGTTCTTCACCGGCACACCTTCAAGACGCACGGCCTGGGCGAGGGCCGCGTGTTCGAGATGCTGGGAGACTGGATGCGCTCTGCCAACCCCTCGGTAGCCACCTACGCGAGGCCGGATGGCGTGCACGTGCGCATCGCCTGTCAGGCCAGCGACGAGGCATCAGCGGTGGCGCGAGCGGCGCCAGCCGTGGACGCTGTGCGCGCGATTCTGGGCACCGCCGTCTGGGGCGTGAACGACGACACGCTGGCGGCTCGCGTCGCGGAGGCGCTGCGCCTGCAGGGGGGGCGCCTCGCCACCGTTGAGTCGCTCACGGGGGGACAGGTCGCCCAGATCATCACCGCGGTCGCGGGGGTCAGTGATGTGTATGTCGGCGGAGTGGTGGCCTACGACCCGCAGGTGAAGGTCAGGCTGGGAGTCGACATCGACGTCATCGGCGAGCACGGCGTCGTGTCCGCCCAGACCGCCGAGGCGATGGCCCGCGCCTGCGCGTCCTGGTTCGGCTGCACCCATGCCGTGGCAACGACGGGGGTGGCCGGACCGTCACCGCTCGAGGACAAGGCGCCGGGCACTGCCTTCGTCGCCGCGCACAGCCCCCTGGGCACACAGGTGCGCGCCCTGCGCCTCAGGGCTGGCAGCCGCGCCCAGGTTCAGGAGCGTGCCGCGTACGCCGCGCTCACGCTGCTGTGGGAAGCGCTCAGCCCTGGCGTGGGGGCGGGGCGCTGA
- a CDS encoding alpha/beta fold hydrolase — protein sequence MMEARMVDVGEVRLHVITAAPPPGTLMREPVVLLHGFPSFWQTWRHQIGALAAAGHPVIVPDLRGYNLSEKPSPLEAYTMERVCGDIVGLILTFGHESAFVAGHDWGGIVGWHLAMRHPTRVKRLAVLNAPHPMAARRALRNPSQLLAWWYMLFFQIPWLPERVLLRPGMIARTIKAGCANRRAFSNADLHDHETAFRQPGAATATLAWYRAIFRLPSSLGASMRPIACPTLVLWGDLDPVLGEALLEDLETVACDLRVQRIAAGHWLPQEAPEEVNEALLALWRNP from the coding sequence ATGATGGAAGCGCGCATGGTCGACGTGGGAGAGGTTCGGCTCCACGTCATCACGGCGGCGCCCCCGCCAGGCACCCTGATGCGAGAGCCCGTGGTTCTCCTCCACGGCTTCCCGAGCTTCTGGCAGACGTGGCGCCACCAGATCGGCGCACTCGCCGCCGCGGGCCATCCGGTCATCGTGCCGGACCTGAGAGGGTACAACCTGTCAGAGAAGCCATCGCCCCTCGAGGCGTACACCATGGAGCGGGTGTGCGGCGACATCGTGGGGCTCATCCTCACCTTCGGTCACGAATCTGCCTTCGTCGCCGGACACGACTGGGGCGGCATCGTGGGATGGCACCTCGCCATGCGCCACCCCACGCGGGTCAAGCGCCTCGCGGTGCTCAACGCACCCCATCCGATGGCGGCACGGCGTGCCCTGCGCAACCCATCTCAGCTGCTGGCCTGGTGGTACATGCTCTTCTTCCAGATCCCGTGGCTTCCCGAGCGGGTGCTGCTCCGCCCAGGCATGATCGCGCGCACCATCAAGGCGGGGTGCGCCAACCGGCGCGCATTCTCCAACGCCGACCTTCACGACCACGAAACGGCGTTCCGTCAGCCTGGCGCGGCAACCGCAACGCTTGCCTGGTACCGCGCCATATTCCGTCTCCCCTCGTCCCTCGGCGCGTCGATGCGTCCGATTGCGTGTCCCACGCTGGTGCTCTGGGGAGACCTCGATCCGGTTCTCGGCGAAGCCCTGCTCGAAGATCTCGAGACCGTGGCCTGCGACCTGCGCGTGCAGCGCATCGCGGCAGGGCACTGGCTGCCGCAGGAAGCCCCCGAAGAGGTGAATGAGGCGCTCCTCGCGCTCTGGAGGAACCCATGA